One window from the genome of Epinephelus moara isolate mb chromosome 21, YSFRI_EMoa_1.0, whole genome shotgun sequence encodes:
- the dars2 gene encoding aspartate--tRNA ligase, mitochondrial isoform X2 yields the protein MTLTASGPSSLSFRSHTCGELRSDHAGERVTLCGWVQYLRQDLFVILRDFSGLTQILIPQEESAHDLKAVLCDLTTESVIKVTGTVRRRPAGQENKGMPTGEIEVLAESVEVFNMCRKLPFEIKDFVKKSESLRMQYRYLDLRSSQMQRNLRLRSQLVMKMREYLCNVHGFVDVETPTLFKRTPGGAKEFVVPSREPGRFYSLPQSPQQFKQLLMVAGVDRYFQMARCYRDEGSKPDRQPEFTQVDIEMSFVDQAGIMSLVEGLLQYSWPAEKGPIKVPFQTMTYEEAMRDYGVDKPDTRFSMKLIDLSQVFLSTEIEFLRSALNQPEGSVQAICVPSGAKLFSGKHLEELKQTVKTQFGQELSMVLVRADGTLKSPLKKLLSVSATEELLQRTGAKPGDLLLMAAGSLHTVRPLLGNLRLQCAELLESYGVSIRDPSVFHFLWVVDFPLFLPKEDEPEKLESAHHPFTAPLPEDTQLLYTEPQKVRGQHYDLVLNGCEIGGGSIRIHKASEQLHVLKSILKEDPSLLSHLLEALDSGAPPHGGIALGLDRLVSIMVGAPSIRDVIAFPKSFRGHDLMSCAPDLVPEEELKSYHISVKWPTEQGRGGGGEEGK from the exons GCAGGACCTGTTTGTCATCCTGCGAGATTTCAGTGGCTTGACACAAATTCTAATCCCTCAGGAAGAG TCTGCGCATGATTTGAAGGCGGTCCTGTGCGATCTCACAACTGAGTCTGTCATAAAGGTCACAGGAACAGTCAGACGACGACCAGCAGGGCAGGAAAAcaag GGCATGCCAACAGGAGAAATAGAAGTCCTGGCTGAGAGTGTGGAGGTTTTCAACATGTGCCGGAAGTTGCCTTTTGAAATTAAAGACTTTGTCAAA AAATCAGAGTCTTTGCGGATGCAGTATCGCTACCTGGACCTGAGGTCCTCTCAGATGCAGAGGAACCTCAGACTGAGGTCTCAGCTGGTGATGAAGATGAGAGAATACCTCTGTAATGTGCACG GTTTTGTCGATGTGGAGACTCCTACCTTGTTTAAAAGAACACCGGGG GGAGCCAAAGAGTTTGTGGTCCCGTCGAGAGAGCCGGGCCGGTTTTACTCTCTGCCCCAGAGTCCACAGCAGTTCAAACAGCTTCTGATGGTGGCTGGTGTAGACAG GTACTTCCAGATGGCTCGGTGCTACAGAGATGAAGGCTCCAAACCAGACCGACAGCCTGAGTTCACCCAG GTAGACATAGAAATGTCTTTTGTGGACCAGGCTGGTATCATGTCCCTGGTGGAGGGTTTGTTGCAGTACTCCTGGCCCGCAGAGAAAGGTCCCATTAAGGTGCCTTTCCAAACCATGACATATGAAGAGGCCATGAGGGACTACGGTGTGGACAAGCCTGATACCAGATTCAGTATGAAG cTGATCGACCTCAGTCAGGTTTTCTTATCCACGGAAATTGAATTCCTAAGATCAGCTCTCAACCAACCAGAAGGCTCCGTTCAGGCCATCTGTGTCCCCAGTGGAGCG AAACTATTTTCAGGGAAACATTTGGAAGAACTGAAACAAACAGTTAAGACTCAGTTTGGCCAG GAGCTCAGCATGGTGCTGGTCAGAGCAGACGGGACATTGAAATCTCCCTTGAAGAAGCTGCTCTCTGTCTCAgccacagaggagctgctgcagaggactGGAGCCAAACCAGGAGACCTGCTGCTGATGGCAGCTGGTTCCCTCCACACTGTG CGCCCATTGCTGGGTAATCTTCGCCTGCAGTGTGCAGAGCTCCTGGAGTCTTATGGCGTGTCAATCCGTGACCCCTCAGTCTTCCACTTCCTGTGGGTTGTAGACTTCCCTCTATTCTTGCCCAAAGAAGACGAGCCAGAGAAGCTGGAGTCAGCCCATCATCCATTTACTGCTCCACTGCCAGAGGACACACAGTTACTCTACACAGAGCCACAGAAG gtgcGTGGTCAGCACTATGACCTGGTGTTGAACGGCTGTGAGATTGGAGGAGGCTCCATCCGCATCCACAAGGCCTCAGAACAGCTTCATGTCCTGAAAAGTATCCTTAAG GAAGACCCCAGTCTTCTCTCTCACCTGCTGGAGGCCCTGGACTCAGGAGCACCACCACATGGAGGCATTGCTCTGG GTTTGGACCGGCTTGTCTCCATTATGGTTGGGGCTCCCAGCATCCGTGACGTCATTGCCTTCCCTAAGTCATTCCGAGGCCACGACCTCATGAGCTGCGCTCCTGACTTAGTACCTGAGGAGGAGCTGAAGTCTTACCACATCTCTGTCAAATGGCCCACAGAgcaaggaagaggaggaggaggagaagaggggaaGTGA